One Coregonus clupeaformis isolate EN_2021a chromosome 21, ASM2061545v1, whole genome shotgun sequence DNA window includes the following coding sequences:
- the LOC121535544 gene encoding monocyte chemotactic protein 1B-like, with protein MMGLLSLLLLFSTTLLMSTSSSHASGAAALCCLEFKGTMVRRDLVKRYYLQDTALCNIKAVTFVTVKGIRICSDPSNPWAQKTMQYLNKKNKPHTPKKHHITSTTTTTTTTTTTAQPAKNNPYKITFSAHNPKIASQWPTTLTTRQ; from the exons ATGAtgggcctcctctctctcctgctcctcttCAGCACAACTCTACTGATGTCCACTTCTTCTtctcatg CCAGTGGAGCAGCAGCCCTGTGCTGCCTGGAGTTTAAAGGCACTATGGTGCGCCGTGACCTGGTCAAGCGCTACTACCTACAAGACACAGCCCTGTGTAACATCAAGGCAGTAAC GTTTGTCACAGTGAAAGGTATACGAATCTGCTCTGACCCTTCGAACCCCTGGGCACAGAAAACCATGCAGTACCTTAACAAGAAGAACAAGCCTCACACACCGAAaaaacatcacatcacatcaactactactactactactacgactaccACCACCGCACAACCAGCAAAAAACAACCCTTACAAAATAACATTTTCAGCTCACAACCCAAAAATTGCATCTCAATGGCCAACAACTCTCACCACAAGACAATGA